The following coding sequences lie in one Caloenas nicobarica isolate bCalNic1 chromosome 13, bCalNic1.hap1, whole genome shotgun sequence genomic window:
- the SHROOM1 gene encoding protein Shroom1 has protein sequence MASSGDEIERWTHRPGASVGELVEPVSSSENSNCLSPVKSLGSADQPLHLPGRADSAYSSFSGGSNVPEYPAPMCYGENCCLPPEQVPYMDSEYVRGIYHLSAANSDLGCLHPHEAPDPSVQNNSHSTSLVERRGITPAQRTSHQGPLPLPAPPPSPPARLDSYEVTKHLENARGRCNSGSHSERGVQDGPLAGRDAPRGQPGDEVTEQDPVAARVRTLENKGLSSSDSTNEVALSKNQGLKTEENGEWNPSQQPIKRSNPHIFRRPSSFIFQEYLKTDSVANVPKILSAYNSVHAYKIPEEMSSRSYQPVHTKPSSVNDAQEDEQCPCVARKPILREADLPSAVPEPSRGKASSPCARCPLPAQLHPDSDPDVLGNSCDLKYMENALLMKSASRKLNSCTDGNRCCDSEGKIGSDVKELLPNQRVKTPRSSLSCSYDSVGLEHPRCEGPDQGNRRCCDHSNQTSFFRPKEDFTSQFSHEAKKEKQANNGRPDLSTHRGQEEPSVPYQKHQDDLAGEQITRQATPMLYYLSGGKTTNTLQPNKITPCQEDSSSSPKEFPASSPSASAQCLQVQRESNRPQSTDQHRQRRADDPLEAEGLILRSPASSMDESFKNDYREKLKVAQKKVLRETSFKRKDLQMSLPIRLRQKSSRRPSIEHLRSFSLSSASEEAKPLPCSPSHLESVESFNRDEEMKRPQTGRIAGRKRVTKEQKKLCYSEPEKLDQLADKEVSWNQVRDEITEQDIGAARKKTLENRGRALSSSSISRTELKQLQHSALIEYMERKIGQRPGSSQHLPLHKPPLQKRLSHPSWPPGKVSNPNGSRKVQNTEVSCQVFSKEKPPDVFPPLAFVPALSVASRCDPSSAAAGMPKHNPSPSDADGTRAGPRVSAQSVPQAGEPAAGRARGRAKSTPPSTQDPHGHTDGAAAPSRCSGSSAGTPSFHDPEKDGCENRECKDNDVTGRACCQDTQEPSPALSVPTPRSKEDAQAEERPAINGDEEEYRTKSPNGNTFVKCPAASPERGTCCRPALAQPCQGDRHTAKGLIAKQTSVPNSQDDALLDRETSLPESGLQSPEDQRYEELAMEIVAKDSSLVDILVPHPLRKTALDLLEGLFPVNIILDKSHRKKGDVRHAQEYDRKSHKGATEECPESEHDAERRSEGPASEGTQILHRSRDGVSDLDDITSKKLELVSRLRWKLRALREERELVLGEARECAGRGEELAAAVRDVCKPNEFERYVTFIGDLEKVVSLLLCLSSRLARVQNAMRRIDGNTDAEERQSLDERHKLLSRQREDAKDLKENLDRRERVVAGILAKHLTEQQLHGYRHFVQLKTSLLIEQKDLEEQIKFFEEQLENLEKSIPL, from the exons ATGGCTTCATCAGGCGATGAGATAGAAAGATGGACTCACAGGCCAGGTGCCAGCGTTGGAGAGCTGGTAGAGCCTGTGAGCTCTTCTGAAAACAGTAATTGTCTTTCACCAGTGAAGTCTCTGGGCAGCGCAGATCAGCCCTTGCACCTCCCTGGAAGAGCAGACTCTGCTTACAGCTCTTTCTCAGGGGGGTCAAATGTTCCAGAGTATCCCGCCCCAATGTGCTATGGTGAGAACTGCTGTTTGCCTCCAGAGCAGGTACCGTACATGGACTCAGAGTATGTGAGAGGTATTTACCATCTCAGTGCAGCAAACTCTGACCTCGGATGCCTGCATCCACACGAGGCACCAGATCCGAGCGTCCAGAATAACTCTCACAGCACCAGCCTTGTGGAACGCCGTGGAATCACTCCTGCCCAAAGGACTTCACATCAGGGACCGCTGCCTCTGCCCGCACCTCCACCTTCTCCTCCCGCGCGGCTCGATAGCTATGAGGTCACCAAACACCTTGAAAATGCGAGAGGGAGATGCAACTCTGGCAGTCACAGCGAGCGCGGAGTGCAGGACGGTCCCCTCGCAGGCAGGGATGCGCCGCGGGGTCAACCCGGGGATGAAGTTACTGAGCAGGATCCAGTGGCTGCTAGGGTAAGGACTCTGGAAAACAAGGGCCTTTCTTCTTCTGACTCTACAAATGAGGTCGCTCTATCAAAAAATCAGGGGTTGAAGACAGAGGAAAATGGAGAGTGGAATCCATCACAACAACCTATAAAGAGAAGCAACCCGCACATTTTCAGGAGACcttcttcattcatttttcaaGAATATTTAAAGACTGACTCTGTGGCTAATGTTCCTAAAATACTTTCTGCTTATAATTCAGTTCATGCTTATAAAATTCCTGAAGAGATGAGCTCCAGGTCCTATCAGCCAGTGCACACCAAGCCTAGTTCTGTTAATGATGCACAAGAAGACGAGCAGTGTCCCTGCGTTGCGCGCAAGCCCATTTTGCGAGAAGCGGATCTGCCGAGTGCGGTGCCGGAGCCCAGCCGAGGAAAAGCGTCCTCGCCCTGCGCTCGGTGCCCGCTCCCCGCCCAGCTGCATCCAGACTCGGATCCAGATGTGCTTGGGAACAGTTGTGACTTAAAATATATGGAGAATGCTCTTCTAATGAAATCTGCTTCCAGGAAGCTGAACAGTTGTACAGATGGAAATCGGTGCTGTGACTCTGAAGGAAAAATCGGGAGTGATGTTAAGGAACTGCTCCCAAATCAGCGAGTCAAAACGCCGAGATCATCCCTGTCCTGCAGCTACGATAGTGTGGGACTGGAGCACCCTCGCTGTGAGGGGCCAGATCAGGGAAACAGGCGATGCTGTGATCATTCTAATCAAACATCTTTTTTCAGGCCAAAGGAAGATTTCACATCTCAGTTTTCACATGaagccaagaaagaaaaacaggctAATAACGGCAGGCCTGACCTGAGCACACATCGAGGACAGGAGGAGCCTTCTGTCCCTTATCAGAAACATCAGGATGACCTGGCTGGGGAACAAATAACCAGGCAGGCAACTCCCATGCTTTACTACCTTTCGGGGGGGAAAACCACCAACACGCTGCAGCCCAACAAGATCACCCCATGTCAGGAGGACTCGAGCAGCTCCCCAAAGGAGTTTCCAGCCAGCAGCCCCTCTGCCTCAGCACAGTGTCTGCAGGTACAAAGGGAAAGTAATCGGCCTCAAAGCACCGACCAGCACCGCCAGCGCCGTGCTGACGATCCCCTCGAGGCTGAAGGTCTCATTCTCAGGAGTCCCGCTTCATCCATGGATGAGAGTTTCAAGAACGACTACAGAGAGAAACTTAAAGTGGCTCAGAAAAAGGTTCTGAGAGAAAcctcctttaaaagaaaagactTACAGATGAGTTTGCCCATTAGACTGAGACAGAAATCCTCTAGAAGGCCTTCAATTGAACACCTTAGGTCTTTCTCCTTATCCAGTGCAAGCGAGGAGGCCAAACCTCTTCCTTGTTCCCCTTCTCATCTAGAATCCGTGGAAAGTTTCAACAGAGATGAAGAAATGAAGAGGCCACAAACAGGTCGAAtagcaggaaggaaaagggtAACAAAGGAGCAAAAGAAACTCTGTTATTCTGAACCTGAGAAACTCGATCAGCTGGCAGATAAGGAGGTGTCATGGAATCAAGTCAGGGATGAAATCACTGAGCAAGACATAGGGGCAGCTCGGAAAAAGACTCTGGAAAACAGAGGGAGAGCGCTTTCCAGTTCAAGTATCTCCAGGACGGAGCTGAAACAACTCCAGCATTCCGCGCTGATTGAATACATGGAGAGGAAGATCGGTCAAAGACCAGGTAGTTCACAGCACCTCCCGCTGCATAAGCCACCCCTGCAGAAGAGGCTGTCGCATCCCAGCTGGCCTCCTGGCAAGGTGTCCAACCCAAACGGGAGCAGGAAGGTGCAAAACACAGAGGTTTCCTGCCAGgttttctctaaagaaaaacCACcagatgtttttcctcctttggctTTCGTTCCCGCGCtgagcgtggccagcaggtgcGATCCCAGCTCTGCCGCTGCGGGGATGCCGAAGCACAACCCGTCTCCCAGCGACGCGGACGGGACCCGCGCCGGCCCGCGGGTGTCAGCCCAAAGCGTCCCACAGGCAGGTGAGCCGGCAGCTGGGAGAGCTCGCGGGAGAGCTAAATCCACTCCTCCTTCCACACAG GACCCGCACGGACACACCGATGGGGCAGCGGCGCCGTCCCGGTGCAGCGGGAGCTCTGCCGGCACCCCCAG TTTCCATGATCCTGAGAAGGATGGATGTGAGAATCGTGAATGTAAAGACAATGACGTGACTGGACGTGCGTGTTGTCAGGATACACAGGAGCCGAGTCCTGCGCTCTCTGTCCCTACCCCAAGAAGCAAGGAGGATGCTCAGGCGGAGGAGCGTCCCGCAATAAACGGCGACGAGGAGGAATACAGAACTAAATCTCCGAACGGCAACACCTTTGTAAAGTGTCCGGCAGCTTCTCCAGAGCGAGGAACATGCTGCCGTCCAGCGTTGGCTCAGCCGTGCCAAGGGGACAGACACACGGCCAAAGGTTTAATTGCAAAGCAAACATCCGTGCCCAACAGCCAAGATGATGCTCTCCTCGACAGAGAGACCAGTCTGCCTGAAAGCGGACTGCAGTCTCCTGAAGACCAGCGGTATGAAGAACTCGCTATGGAGATCGTTGCCAAAGACAGTTCTCTGGTTGATATTCTCGTGCCTCATCCTCTTAGAAAAACGGCTCTCGACCTGCTGGAGGGTCTGTTTCCCGTTAACATAATACTGGAtaaatcacacagaaaaaaggGAGATGTACGGCATGCACAGGAGTATG ACAGGAAAAGTCATAAAGGTGCAACAGAAGAATGTCCTGAATCTGAACACGATGCCGAGCGAAGGAGTGAAGGTCCTGCCTCCGAGGGAACCCAAATCCTGCACAGGAGCAGGGACGGCGTGAGCGACCTGGACGACATCACGTCCAAGAAA CTGGAGCTGGTGTCCAGGCTGCGGTGGAAGCTGCGGGCGCTGCGGGAGGAGCGGGAGCTGGTGCTCGGGGAGGCGCGGGAGTGCGCGGGGCGCGGAGAGGAGCTGGCGGCCGCCGTGCGCGACGTCTGCAAGCCCAACGAGTTCGAGCGCTACGTGACGTTCATCGGGGACCTGGAGAAGGTCGTGagcctcctgctctgcctgtccaGCCGCCTCGCCCGCGTCCAGAACGCCATGAGGAGGATCGATGGCAACACGGATGCCGAGGAGAGG CAATCGCTGGACGAACGGCACAAGCTCCTGTCCAGGCAGCGGGAGGATGCAAAAGACCTGAAGGAGAACCTGGACCGCAGGGAGAGGGTGGTCGCCGGCATCCTCGCCAAACACCTGACCGAGCAGCAGCTCCACGGCTACCGACACTTTGTTCAACTCAAGACCTCCTTGCTGATTGAACAGAAGGACCTCGAAGAGCAGATTAAATTTTTCGAAGAACAGTTAGAAAATCTAGAGAAAAGCATCCCCCTCTAG
- the SOWAHA gene encoding ankyrin repeat domain-containing protein SOWAHA, with amino-acid sequence MAELDISPAAVLGFLQEHGGRVRNTELVSTFRPLLEAGGDAAARAERRERFKAAVNAVAVVKERDGAKFVVLRRELRAAPPPGGALAPGGDGGGGGGPERGPAGRLSPVPPEELPSPRAVSELRGLFQGGGGGVPLPASAGGPRREPLPKPCMLPVRCVPPPAATAPGPPEEPGSPLAPPQEEDAGSRSPGLRRGPKNHRASEEPSAVPLEEAEHQWLVLAAGGQWTQQLHGLLLGDASLAARRDFISGFTALHWAAKSGNCDMVTNIIRAAEKGGARVDVDARSHSGYTALHLAAIHGQEKIITMLVYSYHANTDLRDYSGKKPHQYLKEGASSAVRRLLGDPSLSHSAEPSVPIKKTTKLAASILSSTSTFLGVISDDMAFYDLTKGLRKPSSLNKLLAATTGPRRKPKTRGGFPSYSSLSEAMEEEEEEVVVKRRPVSELFFGH; translated from the coding sequence ATGGCGGAGCTCGACATCAGCCCGGCGGCCGTGCTGGGCTTCCTGCAGGAGCACGGCGGGCGGGTGCGCAACACCGAGCTGGTGAGCACCTTCCGGCCGCTGCTGGAGGccggcggggacgcggcggcgcgggcggaGCGGCGGGAGCGGTTCAAGGCGGCGGTGAACGCCGTGGCCGTGGTGAAGGAGCGCGACGGGGCCAAGTTCGTGGTCCTGCGGCGGGAGCTgcgcgccgccccgccgccagggggcgcgCTGGCGCCGGGGggcgatggcggcggcggcggcggccccgagcgcggcccggccgggcggcTCTCGCCGGTGCCCCCCGAGGAGCTGCCGTCCCCGCGGGCCGTGTCTGAGCTGCGGGGCCTCTTCcagggcgggggcggcggggtgCCCCTGCCTGCCAGCGCGGGGGGGCCCCGGCGGGAGCCGCTCCCCAAGCCCTGCATGCTGCCCGTGCGCTGCgtgccgccccccgccgccaccgccccggggccgccggaGGAGCCGGGGTCCCCCTTGGCACCCCCGCAGGAGGAGGACGCTGGGTCCCGCTCGCCTGGCCTGCGGCGGGGGCCCAAGAATCACCGGGCCAGCGAGGAGCCGTCGGCGGTGCCGCTGGAGGAGGCCGAGCACCAGTGGCTGGTGCTGGCGGCCGGCGGGCAGTGGACGCAGCAGCTCCACGGGCTCCTGCTGGGCGACgccagcctggccgcccgcaggGACTTCATCTCGGGCTTCACCGCCCTGCACTGGGCCGCCAAGAGCGGCAACTGCGACATGGTGACCAACATCATCCGGGCGGCGGAGAAAGGGGGGGCCCGCGTCGACGTGGACGCCAGGTCGCACAGCGGCTACACGGCGCTGCACCTGGCCGCCATCCACGGCCAGGAGAAGATCATCACCATGCTGGTCTACAGCTACCACGCCAACACCGACCTGAGGGACTACAGCGGGAAGAAGCCACACCAGTACCTGAAGGAAGGGGCCTCCTCTGCGGTGCGGCGCTTGCTGGGGGACCCCAGCCTTTCCCACAGTGCGGAGCCCTCTGTGCCCATCAAGAAGACCACAAAGCTTGCGGCTTCCATCTTGAGCTCCACTAGCACTTTTCTGGGCGTCATATCGGATGACATGGCTTTCTACGATCTCACCAAAGGCTTAAGGAAGCCCTCGTCCTTAAACAAGCTCCTGGCTGCCACTACGGGCCCCAGGAGGAAGCCAAAGACCAGAGGGGGTTTCCCTTCGTATTCCTCCCTCTCCGAGGcgatggaggaggaggaagaggaggtcgTCGTGAAACGCAGACCCGTGTCTGAGCTGTTCTTTGGCCACTAG